From Virgibacillus natechei, the proteins below share one genomic window:
- a CDS encoding ABC transporter ATP-binding protein has product MESIITMQDVFWRRDGKKILEDINWEVTKGQHWALLGLNGSGKTTVLNMLNGYIWPTTGKINVLGQPFGKTDIRQLRKSIGWVSSSLEERIRSMQRTQDMIVSGKYASIGLYEDPTEADYEQAIQLMDELACSHLLDRTYETCSQGEKQKILIARALMAEPELLILDEPTNGLDFITREDLLNTIQQLATQKNGPTILFVTHHIEEILPVFSHTLLLRQGTIFAEGKREEVLNSARLTDFFEKNVNVDWHYDRAWMTLQVSHQ; this is encoded by the coding sequence TTATCACGATGCAAGATGTTTTCTGGAGAAGAGATGGAAAGAAGATTTTGGAAGATATTAACTGGGAGGTTACAAAAGGTCAGCACTGGGCGCTACTTGGTCTTAACGGATCCGGAAAAACAACTGTGCTGAACATGTTGAATGGTTATATTTGGCCGACAACTGGAAAAATCAATGTATTAGGTCAGCCGTTTGGCAAGACAGATATCCGCCAACTGCGAAAATCAATCGGCTGGGTTAGTTCTTCTTTAGAGGAGAGAATTCGTTCTATGCAACGGACACAAGATATGATTGTAAGCGGAAAATACGCTTCGATTGGATTATATGAAGATCCGACAGAAGCGGATTATGAACAAGCTATTCAATTAATGGATGAATTAGCCTGCAGTCATCTGCTTGATCGTACATACGAAACCTGTTCTCAAGGAGAAAAACAAAAGATTTTAATTGCAAGAGCTTTGATGGCTGAACCGGAATTACTTATCCTGGATGAGCCGACAAATGGGCTTGATTTCATTACTCGTGAAGATTTGCTAAACACGATACAGCAACTGGCTACGCAAAAAAATGGACCAACTATTTTATTTGTGACGCATCATATTGAAGAAATTCTCCCGGTATTCAGTCATACCCTGTTACTCCGGCAAGGGACAATATTTGCTGAGGGAAAGAGGGAAGAAGTATTAAATAGCGCGCGTTTAACGGATTTCTTTGAAAAAAATGTTAACGTTGACTGGCATTATGATCGAGCATGGATGACGCTTCAAGTGAGCCATCAGTAA